A region from the Geotrypetes seraphini chromosome 10, aGeoSer1.1, whole genome shotgun sequence genome encodes:
- the AANAT gene encoding serotonin N-acetyltransferase, whose product MSVLSALPFLKLTHLRSSGRSPVRQRRHTLPASEFRCLTPEDAISVFEIEREAFISVSGNCPLYLDEVRHFLNLCPELSLGWFEEGQLVAFVIGSLWDQEKLNQDALTLHKAHGTTVHIHVLAVHHTFRQQGKGSILMWRYLQYLRCLPYIRRAMLMCEDFLIPFYSNCGFKVLGPSEVTVGTLTFTEMYYAVQGHALMRRNSGW is encoded by the exons ATGTCTGTTCTCAGTGCTCTTCCCTTCTTGAAACTTACTCATCTGAGGTCCTCTGGACGCTCACCTGTCCGCCAGAGGCGGCATACACTCCCCGCCAGCGAGTTCCGATGCCTTACACCAGAAGATGCCATCAGTGTTTTTGAGATTGAACGAGAAG ctttTATTTCTGTTTCGGGCAACTGTCCTCTCTACCTGGATGAAGTCCGCCACTTTTTGAATCTATGCCCAGAGCTCTCCTTGGGCTGGTTTGAAGAAGGTCAACTGGTGGCTTTTGTCATTGGATCGCTCTGGGACCAAGAAAAACTCAACCAG GATGCCTTAACTTTGCATAAAGCCCATGGAACTACTGTTCACATCCATGTGCTGGCAGTACATCACACCTTCCGCCAGCAGGGCAAAGGCTCCATCCTGATGTGGCGCTATCTCCAGTACCTCCGTTGCCTCCCTTACATCCGGCGGGCTATGCTGATGTGTGAAGACTTCTTGATTCCATTTTACTCCAACTGCGGTTTCAAGGTGCTGGGGCCTTCCGAGGTCACCGTGGGAACACTGACTTTCACCGAGATGTATTATGCAGTGCAAGGTCATGCCTTAATGCGCAGAAACAGTGGATGGTAG